ATCGAGGCGATGGGGATACCGGCGGCCTGAGGCGGCGCGAGCGACGCCGGCTCAGTGCAGGCTGCCGCCCCCGCCATAGGCGACCCAGACATTGGGCTCCTCGTAGCGGCCGATCCGGCGGGTGGGATCGACCGAGATCGGCACCAGGGCGCCGTCGATGAGGAAGTCCCCGGACGCTTCCAGCTCCCGGCCGGCCCAGGTCTCCCAGAAGCCGAGCGGCTCCTCCACGACCATGGAGCGCTCGCAGGGGCGGACCAGGCGGCCGCCCTCCGACAGATGGGCGCGCAGCCAGGGATCGAAGATCCGGCCCTTGTCGTCCACCCAGTTCACATAGTCGCCGATCGGCACGAGGGGATGGGCGTCCTTGCGCGTCGGCCGCACCGGCGCGATCAGCCCGTCCAGCCCCATCCGGCCGGAAAGGTCGCGCAAGGCCCGGATCATCGTCCGGGCATGGCCCTTGCCGCGATGGACGGTCGGCACCGAGATCGCCAGCGCGCCCAGCATGTTCGCCCGGCCGCCGCGACGCGCCGCCGCCCGCTCGACCATCCAGTCCCAGCCCTCCGCCGGCAGCTCGTCCGGGCCGGAACAGGCGACGGGCACGCAGCAGGCGACGGCGACCGGGTAGTCCGTCTCGGGATCGACGAGGCAGAGCTGGCAGTCCGCGAACTCTTCCAGGAGATCGTCGTAGAAGTTGTGATGAGCGGCCGTGTAATTCAGAAAGCCGACCGGGCCCCAGGTCGCATGTTCGAGGGCGATCGCTGCCCGCCGCAAATCAGGACTGTAGCTCCTTGGCCGAATAACCAGATTTGTCACTGTCAAACTCGCGGAATTGAACGACTGCGGTGCTGGCCGCGCAGTATCGGCGCGATTTAATAATATATTAACCATATTTGTGCAATCAGGATTGATGGTTGCGCGAACTCGACAGCGTCTCACCTACGGTAGGTTGCAAGGATTCTCTGTGCCCATGCGCACGCGTGCAATCGGTGCCGGACCGACCGGTCGCCGGCTCCGTTTGTGGCCGAATCCGGTCCGCGACGCCTGTTCCGCCGGGCAACATGTTGTTCAACATTCTGCCGTAGCGTGCTGACGGAATCTCGGATCGGAGCGGGCCGGGCGGTAAGTATTTACAGTCGAGGCGGGTCACCGGGGTTCGAGCCGAGGCGTCAGGATGAAGCGATGGGCAGGGATAGCGGAGCCGGCTGGCGACTTGAATCGCCTGACGACCGCCATTGGACTCGCCATCGCGTTCTTCGGTCTCGCCCTGATCGGCGTCATCGTCTATGCCGGCTGGTCGTCCAACAAGGCGGCCGGTGAAACCGAGACCAAGCTGGTCGATTATGCCATCGACCAGAGCATCGCCCGGGTGCTCAATGAGCAGAAAAGCATTGCCTGGTGGGATGACGCGGTCAAGAACATCGACATCTCTTTCAACGCCGACTGGATCGATGAGCAGATCGGCCTCTTCCTGACCGAAATTTATGGCCAGGACGAACTCTATATCTTCAATTCGCAGGACAAGCCGATCTACGGGTACAAGAAGGGCGGCCGCCTGCAGGGCCTCGAGCGCTTCGATCAGAATCCGCAGTTCAAGGTGCTGCTCCAGGAGATGCGGGAGCGCAAGGCCAAGGGCCTGTTCGAGCGGCCGGACATCTTCGGCGAGGGCCAGGACCAGTTCCACGAGTTCAAGGGCGTCCTCGAATGGGGCAAGTGGCGCGGCCATATCCTCGTCGTCGACGGCCGGCCGGCCATCGTCACGGCCATCACCATCTGCCCGACCCTCGATCCCACATTGCTGAAGGACGAGCCGTATGCGTTGCTCAGCATCGTGTTCATCGACGACCAGTTCGTCCGCAAGATCGGCCGCTCGCTGCTGATGCCCGACCTGGCCCTGGTCAAGGACGGCGCCGCCGACCGCGACGCCATGACCGAGCCCTTCGTCGCCGACGACGGCACGCTGCTCGGCATGTTCAGCTGGAAGCCGCGGCAGCCGGGCGCCGTCATGCTGAACGTCATCCTGCCGCTGGTGCTGCTCGGCATCCTCGGCGCCGGGCTCCTGACGGCGCTGATGCTGCGGCGGCTGCGCGAGACCTCGGCGGAGCTGGCCCGGCGCGAGGCCGAGGCCCAGTACACGGCCAAGCACGATTCGCTGTCCGGCCTGCCGAACCGGCATTATTTCGCCGAGCAGGTCGATCAGGCGCTGCAGGGCCTCGCCGCCGGCACGCCGCCGGCCCTGATCATCGCCTATCTCGACATCGACCGGTTCAAGGACATCAACGACACGCTCGGGCACCAGTCCGGCGATGCGCTGATCCGGGCCGCCGCGCTCCGCCTCCGGGAGGAGTTGGCCCCCGGCGACGTGCTGGCCCGCTTCGGCGGCGACGAGTTCGCCATCCTGCGCACCGCCGACGACACCGGCGCGGCCACCGATCTCGCCGCCCGGCTCAGCGGCGCCTTCGCCGTGCCCTACGCCATCGCCAGCCAGAACGTCAGCGTCACCGCCTCGATCGGCTTCGCCTTCGCGCCGGAGCATGGCCGGACGGTCGATGAGCTGATGCAACGTGCCGACATCGCCCTCTATGCCGCCAAGGCCGCCGGACGCGACCAGGCCCAGTTCTTCTCCGACGAGATGGAGCGGGTGGTCCAGCGCCGGCGCACCGTGGAGATCGACCTGCAGGCCGCGCTGAAGCATGGCGGCCTGTCGCTCTACTACCAGCCCCTGTTCTCCTGCTCCTCCAACGAGGTGACGGGCGTCGAGGCGCTGCTGCGCTGGACCCATCCGACCGAGGGACCGATCGCTCCGTCCGAGTTCATCCCGATCGCCGAGGAGGCGGGGCTGATGCCGGCGCTCGGCTCCTGGGTGCTGGAGCAGGCCTT
This portion of the Labrys wisconsinensis genome encodes:
- a CDS encoding transferase yields the protein MRRAAIALEHATWGPVGFLNYTAAHHNFYDDLLEEFADCQLCLVDPETDYPVAVACCVPVACSGPDELPAEGWDWMVERAAARRGGRANMLGALAISVPTVHRGKGHARTMIRALRDLSGRMGLDGLIAPVRPTRKDAHPLVPIGDYVNWVDDKGRIFDPWLRAHLSEGGRLVRPCERSMVVEEPLGFWETWAGRELEASGDFLIDGALVPISVDPTRRIGRYEEPNVWVAYGGGGSLH
- a CDS encoding bifunctional diguanylate cyclase/phosphodiesterase translates to MNRLTTAIGLAIAFFGLALIGVIVYAGWSSNKAAGETETKLVDYAIDQSIARVLNEQKSIAWWDDAVKNIDISFNADWIDEQIGLFLTEIYGQDELYIFNSQDKPIYGYKKGGRLQGLERFDQNPQFKVLLQEMRERKAKGLFERPDIFGEGQDQFHEFKGVLEWGKWRGHILVVDGRPAIVTAITICPTLDPTLLKDEPYALLSIVFIDDQFVRKIGRSLLMPDLALVKDGAADRDAMTEPFVADDGTLLGMFSWKPRQPGAVMLNVILPLVLLGILGAGLLTALMLRRLRETSAELARREAEAQYTAKHDSLSGLPNRHYFAEQVDQALQGLAAGTPPALIIAYLDIDRFKDINDTLGHQSGDALIRAAALRLREELAPGDVLARFGGDEFAILRTADDTGAATDLAARLSGAFAVPYAIASQNVSVTASIGFAFAPEHGRTVDELMQRADIALYAAKAAGRDQAQFFSDEMERVVQRRRTVEIDLQAALKHGGLSLYYQPLFSCSSNEVTGVEALLRWTHPTEGPIAPSEFIPIAEEAGLMPALGSWVLEQAFADSARLPDLEMSINLSPAQLRNAGIEDHLASLIQRHGVRPGRIIFEITENVLLNSSASTTKTMAFIRNLGFKIALDDFGTGYSSLRYLCDFKFDRLKIDRSFVTGINQTGNTFAIAQSAVQLGRHLGMDVVAEGVETEADATVMRFLGCTALQGYYFARPMPIERLEAAVREFARARPLAAGGAA